Genomic DNA from Dysidea avara chromosome 10, odDysAvar1.4, whole genome shotgun sequence:
CTCAACATGCGCATTGTTATTACCATTGTggcaaacatcctgccataccaCTTGCTTAAACCTAGAGTTCAAGTTTATAGTATAAACAATCAATTTTCTTTATTAGTGTTTTTGGAAGACCATTACTACAAATTGAATGATTGGGTCTCTTTAAAACTTTAAttgcaatttttgaaaatttattaaggctttacatgcacaagtactgaagctctgtaagacacctggtacCTACAGCCTGTATGAGACATTGGCTATTTtaaaaagttgcagaaaggagaaaaaacaaACCATGACTGAGCTTTGGTAGGCTCCCATTCAAATTCAATATATACACAGGTAGGTGTGTTCATGGGGCTTGGGTCGGTGAAGTATACAAATTTTGacagcaggggtctgggggtgtgCCCCCCTAGATGCTGTAGTCCTGTCAATGTTACAAGAGTAAATTGAATGGCTGCAGGACCAATGTTGGTTTAAATTATTAGTTTAAATGATGTTTAACCACAACAATTCAGTAATGGCATGGACTCCAAAATGGGGAGAGAGAGGAGGGAAGGGAATGTGTCCACTTCCCACCCACACAAAAAAACAATATTATATAtctcaatactctaataaaacagtcatatacttatagaacagtcatcacatgcaATTGTTTCCCATTTACAAAAAAGTATCTAGGAGGCCAAATGTATGGTGCTGTGAGTGCTAGTTTTTTATACGGAGTAATGCACACGGTTGTCCCAGCTTTGTCATAGTTATATAACTTTAGGGTCATGCTGTAAATTATCACTTAACTAACAGTTAAAATTATCTGCACCCCCCAGCTCAAAGTGCTGTACCCCCTTTTCTAAACACTACTGATAATATTTCAGAAGTAACTTTTCCTGTGGGGTATGCTCCTAGACCCCCTAAATAGTGCATGCTATAATGTAGTATATAGTGCAAGACATTTAAAATTTCCAAATCATGAAGTAATATTTTATGTTGACAGGAATGACAGTTTAAGGTATAACTAATCTAAAGTATTAAGAGAGGGTCCATAGATGGAAAATCCATGAATTTTGTTGTGCACAGGTCTAGAGTCACAGACATCCTTCAAATGGATGCCGGTACCAAACTACCTCATAAGTTGTAGTTTAAAAGAAATCTGTTTGCAGGACCAAGAGTTCCATATTCTTGGTAGGATATGTTTACCCAATATGTCAACTAACTATATATTATAGCTAAACTGAGGATTATCATGAAAAGCTTTTGAGACTTTATACATAATCACGATATTTTAGTAAAATTATTTAGAATTTTTAGGTATCATTATAGTTGTTAGCTACTTTCAAATAAAAGAGATATAGCCAGCACATCAACAACCAAGGAAGCTGTCTAATTAGACCAAGGAAGCTGTCTTCAAAGGAAGCTCTGGTAGGGTTTTTTCCAGAACTAATCAAGCAAGATCAAAATAACCttgctaatagagcagtcacccaaaTACAGCAGTCAAGCATTAATATACCAGTAATAGTGTTTGACAACTGCTGAAATTACTCTCAGATTCAACTTCAGAGGAACTACAACCTTGCATGAGAGCATGCTCCTTGACCCATGTGCCACTTACCTAGCTAGGTACAGGTGTATGTATTCATTATACATTATAAAGGTAATACTATGTACTGAAGTAgctaggccatggcatcacaGATTGGAGTTGATAAAACTCCTATTGGAACTGCCCAAGAATATTAGTTACCTTCACGATAGCTACACTACACTAgattttcaagtcattaatAACTGCACCATCTATGCAGTCAGAATTACTGTTGGAGAAAGCCATTATATCTTAAACTTCCAATCTAAGTTTGCCCATTTCAGCAGATATAATCTCCTAATAGCTGCTATGTAGCTATTTCCACAATGCCAACATCAACATAATTTGTATGACCTCTGTAACACATGTATGCATTTCATGGTTTACAGAATTTGGTTAGCAAATTTATGTACGcacaccaaaattttctttatGGCCAATTTTCATAGTCTGGTATCTGTGCACTTATACTTCTTGCAGTTGGACTTGAAAGGCACTACAGCAAAATAGTGACATATGTATGGTACTTCTGTAAGAATGTCATTTTAGTGACCTCAGTAGAGGGATATGTATATTAattgaaatttcattgtttatttattttttaatgcGGCAAGTCTGCATTGACGGTCTGTGTTGACAGTTTGTGGGCATGCAAGCTGCCCACAGCCTGGGTATGCATACGCAATAACTGCATCTACAGTACTTAACTACATGCAATCAGAATTGAATATAACATGTTACGTACATATGTGTCACAGTACAAAGCAAACATACATGCAGTACTGATGATAACAATTTTATTGCTAAACTGAAATATTTGCACAACTTAAGCTTCAGAGCAGTCATCCAGTTTGGTAGGGTTACCATCAATGGAGAATGTGGTGTGTAGGACATTAGATGGAGCAGAGGTCTCCTGGTTTGGTTGTTGACCACCCACAAATACATTGTACTGGCCAGGCATGATCACCCATGTTGCAGGACTGTATCCTTTCTCTTTGTACATTGCCATCTGTTGGGCTGTAATACTAAACTCAACTTGGACTGATTGGGAAACATCAATAGATGCCACACGAGTGAAGTTGACCAGTTGTAATCGAGGTACTGGTTCATCAGGCATCTGTGTTTGGTTGAGGTACACCTGTACCACCTCATCACCAGTCATGTTGCCAACATTTTTCACTGTCACTCTTCCTGTTACACTCATACATGGAGAGATGGAGGATTTAGCAAGAACTAGTGAGTCATAATCAAATCTTGTGTAGGATAGTCCATAACCAAATGGAAACAAGGTTGGGATGTTACTGCTGGGATAACGATAGGTTCGACCATTCATGGAGTAGTCAGTCATATTAGGATAATTGTTTAGAGATGCTGGCCAAGTTACTGGTAGTCTACCAGCTGGACTAGCAGCTCCATATACCACTCTTGCTAGAGCATCTCCAGTTGGTGCTGCTGGATAGAAGACTTGTAATATGGCAGCAACATTGTCTTTAGCCCATGACAAGTCTAGTGGACCAGCTGTGAACACTACCAAAACAACTGGTTTGTTGAGTGAAGCAACCATCTTCAGTAACTGCAGTTGACCATTGGGTAGGGTGATATTCCTTCTATCGTGTCCTTCTCTTTCAAGCAAGGATGAGAGGCCCAAGCAGATAATGACCACTTCAGCAGCTTGAACATTCTTGTTAATGGCATTGCCATTGTTAATGAAATAACAATATGGTGTGTCACATCCAAACTCATTAGTCACAGTTCCTGTTGACATCTCCTTGATTCCCTGATAGGGTGATTTTGCTGTAGAGTCACATGCCTTCACTGAGTAATCTCCTGACAGTAGATTAATGTCTTTTCCGAATGGTCCTACAATTGCGACATTTGTATTTTTCCTCAGTGGTAAAAGATTGTTTGCATTCTTCAGTAATACAAATGTCTGAATGGCAGCATTGATTGCTAACTGTTTGTGTTCATCACTACACACATTGTCCATGCTGAGACTCTTGTATGGATTCATCTCATCAGGGTCAAATTCCCCCAACCTCATCCTAGCCATGAACAGTCGAGACACAGCTGCATTGAGAACACTCTCATCTACCAAACTTTGATTTACTGCCTCTTGCAAAGCAGCAAATACATTATTTTCAAAGTTTCCATCTTCCAGGTCACATCCCGCAGTGGCAGCATTTACAGCAGAGTGTATCCAATCCTTAGTATAGTGATGAAAGTCGGAAATGTACTCCAGGGCTCCTTGATCACTAACAACATAACCATCAAACTTCCATGTGTCCCTCAGTTGAGTAGTTAGTAGTTCCTTGTTACAACATGATGGTACTCCATTCACAGCATTATAAGAACACATGATACTAAAAGTGCCTGCACTCACACATGCCTCAAAGGCAGGATAGAATGTGTACTGAAGATCTCTCTCGCTCACAATTGCATTAAATCCAACCCGAAGTACAGGCACATTTTCTGGACCAGCATAAGCATCAAAGTGTTTACAACCAGCAATTGCTCGGAAATATCTATCATTGTCTCCTTGTAGTCCCCTCACATACTCAGCGGCCATTACCCCACTCATGTATGGGTCTTCTCCATATGTTTCCTGGTTACGTCCCCATCGTGGGTCCCTCACTATATTGATCACCGGAGACCAACAAGATAGACCATGATGAAACTGGTAATCTGAGTTCTTCACATAATAATTGTTGTATGCTCTCACTTCAATGGAAGTTGCTTTAGCTACTTCATATATCATGTCTGGATTAAATGTGGCAGCCAATCCTAAAGCTTGTGGGAATGATGTGGCAGTACCTGCACCAACAATTCCTCGTAGACACTCAGTACCCCATTGGTAAGGCTTTATTCCTAGCTCTTTTATAGCGGGAGCTGGACCATTATTGTTTGCTCCTCCATGTGACATTTGAGCCACTTTCTCCTGCAAGTTGAGTCGTTGAACTAAATCAGAGACCCTGTCATTGAACGGAAGTGAAGCGTTCTGAAAAGGATAGATCGCCAGGGAGCTACCGATCGTAACACAGAGAAACAAATGTTGAAACATTGCTTTAGCCCCGCCCATTTTCAGTTGTAAACCATAATCGATTGTTCGCACGATTGTTTATAGGTTAGTTTGTTGATATTGCTTGCTACAATAAGTGGTAAGTGTAAACACAGCCTATGTTTGTTATACAGTGTACTAGCTCGTTGTATTCTCGTATAGATGCAATGTTGAAGTTTACTTTACTGACCGTTCTCCTCTACCACTTTCACGTGACCGGCGGATCCGAGACGCCGATGGATGATAATAGTCAGCCATTTATGTGCAACAGTAACATCAGCACGTTGAGTGCCGGTAAATACATGTTGACTAATACTTGTATTTTCGATAGTATCGATAATGTTGTCTTGTCCGGTGAAGGTAGCAACAATACTATCATCAACTGTACAGGTGAAGGGTCGATAACTTTTAGGAATGCAAATAAATTTACTGTGTCTAATCTCACAATTACTAATTGTGGAACTCTTGGCAGCAACCGCAGTTTCACATCCAATTTTCCTCTTCCACATGCCCTTATGAAGCACAAGATAGCCCTGCTCCTGATCAACTGTTCCAATGTGACTATAAGTAACCTCCACATGACACACAATCCTGGACTCAATCTTGTTGGAATAAATGTTTTTGGCAACTCTACTATGGATGGGGTTGTTATTGACAATATTGTTTCTAATACCAACGAGAATTTGACTTCATCAGCTGCTTTGTTTGAATTCCGTATCAGCCCTAATGTATTGAATGATTCATTCTTCTTGTTCTTCAAAAACTGCTATTTCCACGACAACAACAATTGGTTGCCTGACAGTACTTTGTTCGGTCTAAACAACTACATTGTTCCATTGCGAATTACCAAGACTGTAAATATACCAGTGGTAGCAGCCGGCTTGTCAATAGGATTCCTACAGAATGGTACCTATAGTGCTACTGTCTCCATCTCTCATACAAACTTCACTAATAATCATGGCCGGCTTGGTGGAGGTATGTTCGTTGCCTTCGCTAATCCCATCAACTATTGTAAGTTAACAATTGACAATTGTCTATTTGAAGGGAATGTCATTGATAAGGAATACATCCAGGCAAGTAATGGCGCTGGTCTCCTAGCCGCTAGTTTCTTTTACGAGAGGAcacatcatcataatcattcaGATCAGCATTATAATTTTTTACATATATCTAATACAAGGTTTATAAACAATTCAGCAGTTGTCGGTACTTGTAtttatttgtacttgtttgtaaacggaTTGCATTCAGCTGTGACACTCGATAATGTCACATTTGATAGTAACAAGGGAGATGTTGCTACGGCAATGTATGCTGAAGACCATATATTGTATCAGAAGCAAAGTTCAATATTCTTTAACCTAACAAATATCAGAGCCACTAATAACACTCTTGTTAATGCAACAGGTGAAGGCTCTAAACCAATATCAACTACAAATGGCTTAATCGTATTCTTTTCCATacaaaatgtaaaattttatggTGACTCTAATATATTCAGCTACAATACCCCAGGTGCTATAGGATTATCGAACACAGATATCAACTTTGATGGAAACTTTTTCTTCATAAATAACACAGCACCTACGTATGGTGGAGCAGTATATTTGACTGCTGGTTCTACTATGGTCATTGCTAGTAACTCGTCTCTTCTATTTCAGTACAATGTTGCTGGCAAACAAGGTGGGGCCATTTGCTCTCAGTCTAAAGAGGGACTAGCTCAGTTATCTGCTACTTGTCCTATACAGTTTAAATTATTATCAAATTATTCTTTAAATGTTACATTTTTGAACAACTCAGCTCCTCAAGGAGGCAACTCAATATTTGCTAGTCATTTCTATCCTTGTGGCTGGTTCCCTCAGTTCGGAGTACGTACTGGAAATGACATTGATGTGTTAAAGCTATATAGAAAGGTATTTACTTTTCACCCCAACTACACAAAACAAGAAATAGTATCTACTGCCAATACAGTGTGCTTTTGCGATGATAGTAGTAGCGTATATTGTCATGGTACTAATCTTACTGTTCAGCCTGGAGTGAAAATGACATTAAAGTTTACAGTAGTTGATAGTAAGATGGCTTCAGTGCATTCAAGTATTCATC
This window encodes:
- the LOC136268074 gene encoding uncharacterized protein — its product is MGGAKAMFQHLFLCVTIGSSLAIYPFQNASLPFNDRVSDLVQRLNLQEKVAQMSHGGANNNGPAPAIKELGIKPYQWGTECLRGIVGAGTATSFPQALGLAATFNPDMIYEVAKATSIEVRAYNNYYVKNSDYQFHHGLSCWSPVINIVRDPRWGRNQETYGEDPYMSGVMAAEYVRGLQGDNDRYFRAIAGCKHFDAYAGPENVPVLRVGFNAIVSERDLQYTFYPAFEACVSAGTFSIMCSYNAVNGVPSCCNKELLTTQLRDTWKFDGYVVSDQGALEYISDFHHYTKDWIHSAVNAATAGCDLEDGNFENNVFAALQEAVNQSLVDESVLNAAVSRLFMARMRLGEFDPDEMNPYKSLSMDNVCSDEHKQLAINAAIQTFVLLKNANNLLPLRKNTNVAIVGPFGKDINLLSGDYSVKACDSTAKSPYQGIKEMSTGTVTNEFGCDTPYCYFINNGNAINKNVQAAEVVIICLGLSSLLEREGHDRRNITLPNGQLQLLKMVASLNKPVVLVVFTAGPLDLSWAKDNVAAILQVFYPAAPTGDALARVVYGAASPAGRLPVTWPASLNNYPNMTDYSMNGRTYRYPSSNIPTLFPFGYGLSYTRFDYDSLVLAKSSISPCMSVTGRVTVKNVGNMTGDEVVQVYLNQTQMPDEPVPRLQLVNFTRVASIDVSQSVQVEFSITAQQMAMYKEKGYSPATWVIMPGQYNVFVGGQQPNQETSAPSNVLHTTFSIDGNPTKLDDCSEA
- the LOC136268069 gene encoding uncharacterized protein, which encodes MLKFTLLTVLLYHFHVTGGSETPMDDNSQPFMCNSNISTLSAGKYMLTNTCIFDSIDNVVLSGEGSNNTIINCTGEGSITFRNANKFTVSNLTITNCGTLGSNRSFTSNFPLPHALMKHKIALLLINCSNVTISNLHMTHNPGLNLVGINVFGNSTMDGVVIDNIVSNTNENLTSSAALFEFRISPNVLNDSFFLFFKNCYFHDNNNWLPDSTLFGLNNYIVPLRITKTVNIPVVAAGLSIGFLQNGTYSATVSISHTNFTNNHGRLGGGMFVAFANPINYCKLTIDNCLFEGNVIDKEYIQASNGAGLLAASFFYERTHHHNHSDQHYNFLHISNTRFINNSAVVGTCIYLYLFVNGLHSAVTLDNVTFDSNKGDVATAMYAEDHILYQKQSSIFFNLTNIRATNNTLVNATGEGSKPISTTNGLIVFFSIQNVKFYGDSNIFSYNTPGAIGLSNTDINFDGNFFFINNTAPTYGGAVYLTAGSTMVIASNSSLLFQYNVAGKQGGAICSQSKEGLAQLSATCPIQFKLLSNYSLNVTFLNNSAPQGGNSIFASHFYPCGWFPQFGVRTGNDIDVLKLYRKVFTFHPNYTKQEIVSTANTVCFCDDSSSVYCHGTNLTVQPGVKMTLKFTVVDSKMASVHSSIHLISPDSNSTVNPDRLSINVGCTEVNVTFYGTVKQTANFTVRPTVPVYTKGVGLMVNFTDCPIGLVQKKGSNTCSCNKHLAKKRFCSNSTNTLIIPQGGWMNIFNKNRSLYFSPFCDIAYCLNRQNVSFIEGKDNRCKRHRHGILCGQCKANFSAVLGSNDCLHCHNYSLVTIIGYLVVGIFLVISLSLLKFTVDKGTINGVIFYANIIYINRNLFYAEEIYGPPQIINMLNLDPPVGTCLYKGMTTLVKNVLEFLFPLYLWLLTGALVLLIKKFPSVSRVFHSPSQLLATLVYLSYSKLLQAISFIVTPVTVSVIRSGNNDVTTYAGWYYDANIRYDNFLHLILVIVSLLIFLILFLPFTIILTFPNYFLGYRYVVHFKPIIDSYTAPYKDRWGFWLGVHLLLLILFYIFSMIPEIDRRELMLIILLFLVILTAVQLYFQPYKSKWINFLDTLFLINLQMSACVLLLIVKKENGFTLPYAYFSVTVYFFLTVAVLEMIVIVSYHIILVTCMEKFLIMINKMYWRLRLCCGMQDTMLPDSINEDSYHRDIIRYSDSRTPLLVNLPEAPPRFRESFLDYDNLITPRSQS